The Nitrososphaerota archaeon genome has a segment encoding these proteins:
- a CDS encoding sulfurtransferase, with protein MAEILVPAEWLLQHLNDSNIKIFDMRSPVEYSTGHIPNAILIHYDRIVDFDPARPFFDIAPKEKIEALLSEKGVSNSTKIVIVGDRGGASASKLFWVLEYYGADVGLLEISFSAWRMKGHPVTRDIPKPQPAKFDAKMNNDVRASAEYISSKLGKPEVVLVDTRNPEEYEGLVASSPRPGRIPNSINLPWFEGASMERLFKDKSELEKLFSSKGITKDKEVIAYCQVGERASHTFLALRLAGYPDVKIYDRSFSEWSAQQDLPVEQ; from the coding sequence ATGGCAGAGATTCTGGTCCCTGCAGAATGGTTACTCCAACATCTAAACGATAGCAATATAAAGATATTCGACATGAGAAGCCCTGTAGAATACTCTACGGGGCACATTCCAAACGCAATACTGATACATTATGACAGGATAGTAGACTTTGACCCTGCAAGGCCATTCTTTGACATTGCTCCAAAAGAGAAGATTGAAGCCCTTCTATCAGAAAAAGGAGTTAGTAATAGTACAAAGATTGTCATCGTTGGAGATAGAGGTGGAGCTTCAGCATCCAAGCTCTTCTGGGTGCTCGAATATTACGGCGCAGATGTAGGCTTGCTGGAAATTTCCTTCAGTGCTTGGAGGATGAAAGGCCATCCTGTTACCAGAGACATCCCCAAGCCGCAACCAGCAAAGTTCGATGCCAAGATGAATAACGATGTTAGAGCCTCTGCAGAATACATCTCCTCTAAACTCGGCAAGCCTGAAGTGGTTCTTGTAGACACAAGAAACCCAGAAGAGTACGAAGGGCTCGTAGCTTCTTCCCCTCGGCCGGGGAGGATTCCGAATAGCATCAACCTGCCTTGGTTTGAGGGTGCGAGCATGGAGAGGCTCTTCAAAGATAAGTCTGAATTGGAGAAACTATTCAGCAGCAAGGGGATTACGAAGGACAAAGAAGTCATCGCGTATTGCCAAGTCGGAGAGAGGGCATCGCACACCTTTCTTGCATTGAGGCTTGCAGGCTACCCAGATGTCAAAATCTACGACAGGTCGTTTTCAGAGTGGAGTGCTCAGCAAGATTTGCCTGTAGAACAATGA
- a CDS encoding sulfurtransferase TusA family protein, with translation MSASAKILDVKGMLCPMPVIKAKQAISQVPVGGVLEVLATDPAAKEDIPAWVRRAGHDLISMQQEDETFKFLVKRKV, from the coding sequence ATGAGTGCATCTGCGAAAATTCTTGATGTCAAGGGTATGCTATGCCCCATGCCTGTGATAAAAGCCAAGCAGGCAATTTCCCAAGTGCCAGTAGGAGGAGTTTTGGAGGTACTGGCGACTGATCCAGCAGCCAAAGAGGACATACCCGCATGGGTCAGAAGGGCTGGGCATGATCTAATTTCAATGCAGCAGGAAGATGAGACCTTCAAGTTCTTGGTAAAGAGGAAAGTTTGA
- a CDS encoding selenide, water dikinase, producing MSPDAVAIQEFWDRVARYREMGMDPLRWVAGCAVKVDLTTVVYPALRRLRPTLKNLGVTIGQREDCDIFPLGKEEPEVTRRIYEPKKPSVDASDLKKINPKRAISLVQVHQRNAENERTFGDFLLSVYNQIGKSGINFFVGKGHSIITAYPDAEFALFDFISHKEENTEGWTLANNDTIQVIDPTLDPGSAEQTEVGVCNSLNDLITLGCYENLRLLPVIDAPNEELAWKIKNHMKTFASKNGIKILDGESPNKKKLLIGATFVGDMRKEPPIHEENLEEGMKVLVSRPLGDLAPINTFLSALADESFLKSLEEQGSSLEEVQKAKDQIIATMRQPNLKIGKIINEYLPEYWEAFDPSEHIVSTGDVSGPGILIFQELAEKANFDIVLHEIPVRFPKFVRFATENFLMDNATAGTNGAVAIVAREKVINEVAAKIRKEGYEPKVIGSVLGKGEGVLRVGEEVRQMIASQPQLNELVIGD from the coding sequence TTGTCTCCTGATGCAGTAGCAATACAAGAGTTCTGGGACAGAGTTGCTAGGTATCGAGAGATGGGCATGGACCCTCTCCGATGGGTTGCTGGCTGCGCAGTAAAAGTAGACCTTACAACAGTAGTCTACCCTGCGTTAAGAAGGCTCAGGCCAACTCTGAAGAACCTTGGAGTCACGATAGGCCAGAGAGAGGACTGCGACATCTTTCCATTAGGTAAAGAAGAGCCAGAAGTCACCAGAAGGATTTACGAACCAAAGAAGCCTTCTGTAGATGCCAGCGATCTCAAAAAGATAAACCCCAAGCGAGCAATCTCTTTAGTTCAAGTTCATCAGAGAAATGCAGAGAATGAAAGGACGTTTGGAGACTTTCTGCTCTCCGTCTACAACCAGATTGGAAAATCTGGTATTAACTTCTTTGTGGGCAAAGGCCATTCCATAATCACGGCTTATCCAGACGCTGAATTCGCCCTATTCGATTTCATTTCGCACAAAGAGGAAAATACAGAGGGGTGGACGCTTGCAAATAACGATACGATACAAGTCATAGACCCTACATTAGACCCCGGCTCTGCAGAACAAACCGAAGTTGGAGTCTGCAACTCTTTGAACGATCTGATAACTCTGGGCTGCTACGAAAATCTAAGGCTGCTACCAGTCATAGATGCTCCAAACGAAGAGCTTGCATGGAAGATAAAAAACCACATGAAGACATTTGCCTCTAAAAATGGCATCAAGATACTAGATGGTGAATCTCCGAACAAGAAGAAGCTGCTCATCGGGGCAACATTTGTAGGGGACATGAGGAAGGAACCCCCAATCCATGAGGAGAACCTTGAAGAGGGTATGAAAGTACTAGTTAGCAGGCCGTTAGGAGATTTGGCTCCGATCAACACTTTCCTCTCGGCACTTGCAGACGAGTCATTCCTGAAGAGTCTGGAAGAACAAGGAAGCAGCCTTGAAGAGGTGCAGAAGGCGAAGGATCAAATCATAGCTACAATGCGCCAGCCGAACCTCAAAATTGGAAAAATAATCAACGAATACCTCCCAGAATATTGGGAAGCTTTCGATCCCTCGGAGCATATCGTTTCGACTGGAGACGTTTCCGGTCCCGGAATTCTGATCTTCCAAGAACTCGCAGAGAAGGCAAACTTTGACATCGTCCTGCATGAAATACCGGTCCGCTTCCCAAAGTTCGTAAGGTTCGCAACGGAAAACTTCCTTATGGATAATGCCACTGCAGGGACCAATGGTGCCGTAGCCATCGTTGCAAGGGAAAAGGTGATTAATGAAGTAGCAGCAAAGATAAGAAAAGAAGGCTATGAGCCAAAGGTTATAGGTAGCGTGTTGGGTAAAGGAGAG